The genomic interval CTCGGCTTCAGCGCGCATTTCCTTGGCGGCGAGCGCAATGGTGGACAAAGGCGTGCCCAGTTCGTGCGCAGCGGCGGCGGCAAGGCCATCGAGCGCCGAGAGCTGTTCCTTGCGCGACAGAGCAAGCTCGGTCGCGGCCAGCGCGTCGGCAATCTGGCGCGCGTCATGGGCCACGCGGTTGGTATAGGCCGAGACAAACACCACGCCGCAGACAATCGAAACCCAGATGCCGATGATATAGACGCGGTTAAAGACGATCCGGTCATTGGGCGCCCAGGGCAGCGGCAGATGCCAGACCGACAGGATCGAGGCGATCACGGCCGCGAGCAGCGCGATCAGGAACGTCGCGCGCTGCGGCAGTGTCGTCGCCGACACCGAAACCGGCGCCAGCAGCAGCAGCGAGAACGGATTTTCGAGCCCCCCCGTCAGCGCCAATAGCCCGCCAAGCTGGCAGAGATCGAACACGATCTGGCGCGCAGTCGAGCGCGAACTGGGGCGATGCGACACACCGATCTTGAGCACCAGCCACAGATTGAGCCCGGCCGAGATGGCAATCAGCAAAAAACACGGCAGCAGCGGCACCGGAAAACCGAGGCCAAAGGCGACAAAAAGCACCCCGATGGTCTGCCCGCCCACCGCCAGCCAGCGCAGCAGAACCAGGGTTTGCAGGCGCAATGGGCGCCAGGTGGATGGCAAAGGCAGGCCATCGGCCTGTGTCATGGTCATTTCAGGTCCCTCTTGGGGCAAAATCTGCTTCCGTCATAGGACGCAAAACTTTCGTTTCAAGACCAAAAAACAGCAGGCACAGCATTGATCCTACCCCAGCGAGGGCCACGTTATGGACATCGTGACTGGGAGAATGACATCGAAATGAACACAGCAATCATCAAACCTCAATGGTCCCCTCTGACCATCGCTCTCATGGTGCTCGGCTTTATCGCCTTCTGGCCGCTTGGCCTGCTCGTCCTCGGTTATATCCTGTGGGGCGAAAAGTTCGGCGGCTCGCCAGAAAAGGCGCAAGCCTACTGGAACAAGGGCAAGTCCTGGTGCAGTTCCAACAAGGGCGCGCATCGCAACTGGAACAACCGGAGCTATGGCATGAACTCGAGCGGCAACGCAGCCTTTGACGACTACCGCGCCGAACAGCTCAAGCGCCTCGAAGAAGAGCGCGCTCGCCTCGACGCCGAAATCGACGCCTTCCACGAATATATGGCCAACCTCAACAAGGCCAAGGATCGCGAAGAATTCGACCGCTTCATGAACGACCGCCGCGGTTCGCGCCAGGGCTACAATGAGCCAACCCAGACCAATGGCGACACCAACAATAACAATGGCTGGGGCAATAACGGCTAACGCCCGCCCCACCTGTTTTCTCCTCCCCAAGCCGGTCGTTCCCAACGACTCAACTGGCGTCCCGCAAGGGGCGCCATTTTTTGTGTGGTTGGGAGTGCGGCACGCCCTCGTGGTTCGAGGGTCGCTCCGCTCCCACCTCACCATGAGGGTTACTCTTGGTGCGGTATATGAACAGCCCTCATGGTGAGGTGCGCGTTCTTCACGAGCCTCGAACCACGAGGGCGTGCCGTGATACAATCTCCCGACTCAAATCAGAGCCCCAATGAACCTGTTCTTCCGTTCCAAGCCCAAGATCCCGGCCAGCACTGTCATCGAGATCGATGGCAAGCCGGTTACGGTGACCGTGCGCGTCAATGCGCGGGCGCGGAGCTATCGGCTGTCGATTCCCCATAGCGGGGGCCCGCTGCTCACCCTGCCGCCGCATGGCAAATGGGCCGAGGCCGAAGCCTTTCTCGGACGCCATCAGAACTGGCTGGCGGCACGGCTCAAGCGCGCGCCCGAAGTCACGAGCTTTACCGATGGGGGCGTCGTGCCCCTGCGCGGCGTCGAGCATCGCATTGTCGGCACCGGGCGTATTCGCGGCCGGGTCGAGGTCAGCGAGATCGAGGGTGAACCGGTGCTGCTGGTGCCGGGCGACCCGGCGCATCAGGCGCGGCGGCTGGTCGACTGGCTCAAGGATGAGGCGCAGGCCGATCTTGAAATCCGCAGCGCCATTCATGCCGAACGGCTCGGCGTTACCGTCAAGACCATCAAGATGCGCAGCCAGGCCAGCCGCTGGGGCTCGTGCTCATCGACCGGAAATATCAACTACAACTGGCGCCTCGTGCTGGCGCCGCCCTTTGTGCTCGACTATGTCGCGGCCCATGAAGTGGCCCATCTGGTCGAGATGAACCATTCGGCCGCGTTCTGGGCGACGGTCAAGCGCACGCTGCCCGATATGGAAAAGGGCCGAGCCTGGCTAAAAACGCATGGCAGACAGCTGATGGCGCATGGCGGATAAGGGTCAAACCTCCGTGAAGTTATCGATCCTTATACAGTCCTGTCCTAAAAGGACGCCATGCAGCGCTTTATCACTGTAATTGCGCTGGTTTTTGCTCTCGCCACGGTTGGCGGGGCGACCACCAGCCACAGTCTGGCTTACTCGAGTGTGCCCATGGCCATCTCGAGCGATCCTGCATGCAGCGAGCATATCACCCCGGTCGTCGTCAGCTTTAAAGTTTGCGGCAAGAAGAGCTCGGGCATCGTGATGCCCTGTGGCCAGCATATTGGCCTGATGAGTGAGGTTGCCGCGCTGCCCGCATTGCCGAATGGCGATGAGCACGATGCTCTCGTCACATGGGCCAGCGGATCGGACCCGTGCGAGACTTTGCTGCGCCCCCCGCGCGCCGCCTGACAGGCAAGTCTCTCCTCCCGTATTCCAGCATCGCGACCGCAGGGTTGCGAGAAAGTTTGTTTTGATGATCAGTCTCACCCAGGCGCCGTCGATGACGCGCCGCCAGCTCCTCGTTGGAGCCGCAAGCCTTTCCGCGCTGGCTCTCGCCGGTTGCGCCACCACCACGCCACAGGCGCCTGTCGTTCAGGGCCCGACGCGCTACAATGTGCCACCCGATGTGCTGTCGATGTATGCGGCGCGCCCCGAGGAGGACTTCCCGGTTCCCGCTGCCGACGTTTCGATGGTCGAGCCGACCTATTGGCGTCAGGAAGTCGACAACCCGACCGGCCAGCCAGCCGGCAGCGTTGTCGTCGATACAAGCAACTTCTTCCTGTACTGGACCATGCCGGACAACCGGGCCATGCGCTATGGCGTGGGTCTGGGCCGCGCCGGCTTTGAGTGGAGCGGCACGGGCCACATCGCCTACAAGCGCAAGTGGCCGGTCTGGACCCCACCGGGCGAAATGGTCGACCGCCAGCCCGAGCTTGAAATGTACCGCCACGGCCAGCCCCCTGGCCTGCTCAATGCTTTGGGCGCCCGCGCGCTCTATATCCACCAGGGCAATCGCGACACCATCTATCGCGTACATGGCACCATGGACCCATCCACCATCGGCAAGGCCGTCTCGAGCGGCTGCGTCCGCCTTCTGTTCCAGGACGTCATGGACCTCTACGACCGCGTCCGGTCGGGCAGCCCGATCATCGTCGCCTAAACACAAAAGGCCGCCCCACCGGGCGGCCTTTTTGTTTGTGGGTGTGTGGGAAGTGGAGCGAGCCAACGGCCCATCAACGCCACGCCCTCTTGGTTCGAGGCTCGCAAAAACTCGCACCTCACCATGAGGGCTGTTGTTGGTGCGGTGTTCCAGCAGGGCTCCTACAACCAGCTATCTAGTAGCCCTCATGGTGAGGTGCGAGGCCCCTTGCCGAGCCTCGAACCACGAGGGCGTGACCCAGCTTCATCATACGCACCGGACTGCCCCCTCTCCCCTGAGGGGAGAGGGTTGGGGTGAGGGGTTCAGAGGTTGGCCCAAGCATGGTGATAGCACCAGCGCTGAACCCCTCACCCGCCCCTTCGGGCCGACCTCTCCCCTCAGGGGAGAGGTTAAACTGCCGCTACCCAACACCTCACCAACAGTAAACCTCATGGTGACGCGGGCGCGTAAGCGACCCTCGAACACCCTCATCCTGAGCTTGTCGAAGGAGGGCGTGCCTAGTTCTGCTGGTTTCCGAAAATGATATCCATCAGCGTGCGCTGGCTGCGTTCGTTCTGGATGGGAGCGGTCTCGCCCAAACCAATCGGTGGCTGGATCTGTTGGGGCTGTTGCACCTGCTGCTGTTGCTGCATCTGCGCTGGTGCGCTTGGCACCCAGACCTGCTGATTGGTAGCCGGATCAACCACCAGCATCATCGGCATGCCGGTGCTTGGATCAATCGGCGCCTGATCAAAGCCATTGGACTGGCCCTGCAGCGGATAGCCGGTGACCGGATCGACATTCTGCCCCTGCACGACCTGATTGCCGCCCACGACCTGCCCGACGACGAGACCCGTTGCCGGGTCGATCTGGTTGCCATTGGCATCCACCAGATAGCCACCACCATTATTGTTGGCGGCTGCGGGCCAGCCAGTGTTCGGATCGATCGGCTGGCTCTGGACCGGCATGCCGGTGCTGGGATCGGTCATCTGGCCGGTCTGGATCGGCTGATTGGTGCTGCCGCCGCCGGAGATGGCCGTGGCCGGAACGTATTGACCAGTCGCCGGATCGTAGCGCAGCAGCGCGCCAGTGGTTGGATCGGTCGTGGTCTGCACGGTCTGGCCGGTGCCGGCGTCGACATATTGGGTCACGGTCTGGCCGCTGGCCGGATCGATTACCTGCTGGCCGACCAGCTGGCCTTCATAGCTGCCGCCCGGAATCTTGGCGATCTGCTTGCCGGCATGGGCCTTGGTCATGAACTGGCTCCAGATCGCGACCGGCACGTTACCGCCCGAGAGGGTCGTCTTGGTGTCGTTGTCATTACCGAGCCAGACGCCGGTTACCATGGCGGCAGTATAGCCGACGAACAGAGCATCGCGGGCGTTCTGGGAGGTGCCGGTCTTCCCGCCAAATTCCCAGCCGCCGAGATTGGCGC from Devosia sp. 2618 carries:
- a CDS encoding ActS/PrrB/RegB family redox-sensitive histidine kinase gives rise to the protein MTMTQADGLPLPSTWRPLRLQTLVLLRWLAVGGQTIGVLFVAFGLGFPVPLLPCFLLIAISAGLNLWLVLKIGVSHRPSSRSTARQIVFDLCQLGGLLALTGGLENPFSLLLLAPVSVSATTLPQRATFLIALLAAVIASILSVWHLPLPWAPNDRIVFNRVYIIGIWVSIVCGVVFVSAYTNRVAHDARQIADALAATELALSRKEQLSALDGLAAAAAHELGTPLSTIALAAKEMRAEAEPGSDLASDVELIIEQAARCRAILAKLRNLGSDGGDPFAAVPLTDLLAEVARPHEALGKAILFYAEDTAGPPPVFLRSVGLLYGLGNLIENAADFARSTVRVESSWDQDSVSVTITDDGPGFAPELIARLGEPYVTSRPRDPHGPDASKPGGLGLGVFIAKTLLERTGGRLAFENIAANGHARVRIVWPRSAVDMG
- a CDS encoding DUF2852 domain-containing protein; the protein is MNTAIIKPQWSPLTIALMVLGFIAFWPLGLLVLGYILWGEKFGGSPEKAQAYWNKGKSWCSSNKGAHRNWNNRSYGMNSSGNAAFDDYRAEQLKRLEEERARLDAEIDAFHEYMANLNKAKDREEFDRFMNDRRGSRQGYNEPTQTNGDTNNNNGWGNNG
- a CDS encoding SprT family zinc-dependent metalloprotease, producing the protein MNLFFRSKPKIPASTVIEIDGKPVTVTVRVNARARSYRLSIPHSGGPLLTLPPHGKWAEAEAFLGRHQNWLAARLKRAPEVTSFTDGGVVPLRGVEHRIVGTGRIRGRVEVSEIEGEPVLLVPGDPAHQARRLVDWLKDEAQADLEIRSAIHAERLGVTVKTIKMRSQASRWGSCSSTGNINYNWRLVLAPPFVLDYVAAHEVAHLVEMNHSAAFWATVKRTLPDMEKGRAWLKTHGRQLMAHGG
- a CDS encoding L,D-transpeptidase, which encodes MISLTQAPSMTRRQLLVGAASLSALALAGCATTTPQAPVVQGPTRYNVPPDVLSMYAARPEEDFPVPAADVSMVEPTYWRQEVDNPTGQPAGSVVVDTSNFFLYWTMPDNRAMRYGVGLGRAGFEWSGTGHIAYKRKWPVWTPPGEMVDRQPELEMYRHGQPPGLLNALGARALYIHQGNRDTIYRVHGTMDPSTIGKAVSSGCVRLLFQDVMDLYDRVRSGSPIIVA